The following are encoded together in the Pseudomonas sp. IB20 genome:
- the murC gene encoding UDP-N-acetylmuramate--L-alanine ligase — translation MVENQKAMPQPEMRRIRRIHFVGIGGVGMCGIAEVLLNLGYQVSGSDLKESPVTDRLKSFGAQIFIGHRAENAAEADVLVVSSAVNTSNPEVATALERRIPVVPRAEMLAELMRYRHGIAVAGTHGKTTTTSLIASVFAAGGLDPTFVIGGRLNAAGTNAQLGTSRYLIAEADESDASFLHLQPLVAVVTNIDEDHMATYGGDFNKLKKTFVEFLHNLPFYGLAVVCLDDPVVREILPQVKRPTVTYGFSEDADVRAINVRQEGMQTYFTVLRPDREPLDVSVNMPGNHNVLNSLATICIASDEGVSDEAIVEGLSRFAGVGRRFQVYGQLPVEGGDVMLVDDYGHHPTEVAAVIKAVRGGWPERRLVMVYQPHRYSRTRDLYDDFVNVLADANVLLLMEVYPAGEEPIPGADSRKLCNSIRQRGQLDPIYIERGVDLAPIVKPLLRAGDILLCQGAGDIGGLAPKLLASPLFAAAQGKSK, via the coding sequence ATGGTTGAGAATCAGAAAGCCATGCCGCAACCGGAAATGCGCCGCATCCGTCGTATCCACTTCGTCGGTATCGGCGGCGTGGGCATGTGCGGGATTGCCGAAGTCCTGCTGAACTTGGGCTACCAAGTGTCCGGCTCCGACTTGAAAGAGTCGCCGGTCACTGACCGCCTGAAGTCCTTCGGTGCACAGATCTTTATCGGCCACCGCGCCGAGAACGCTGCCGAGGCTGATGTACTGGTGGTCTCCAGTGCCGTGAACACTTCCAACCCTGAAGTGGCCACAGCCCTTGAGCGCCGAATTCCTGTGGTGCCGCGCGCCGAGATGCTCGCCGAGCTGATGCGCTATCGCCACGGCATCGCCGTGGCCGGTACGCACGGTAAAACCACCACCACCAGCCTGATCGCCTCGGTGTTCGCCGCCGGTGGCCTGGACCCGACGTTCGTCATCGGTGGCCGTCTGAATGCAGCGGGCACCAATGCTCAGCTCGGCACCAGCCGTTACCTGATTGCCGAAGCCGATGAAAGTGATGCCAGCTTCCTGCACCTGCAACCGCTGGTCGCGGTGGTCACCAACATCGACGAAGACCACATGGCGACCTACGGTGGTGACTTCAACAAATTGAAGAAAACCTTCGTCGAGTTCCTGCACAACCTGCCGTTCTATGGTTTGGCCGTGGTGTGCCTGGACGATCCGGTGGTGCGTGAAATCCTGCCGCAGGTCAAGCGTCCGACCGTGACCTACGGCTTCAGCGAAGACGCCGACGTGCGCGCGATCAATGTGCGCCAGGAAGGCATGCAAACCTACTTCACCGTACTGCGCCCTGACCGCGAGCCGCTGGACGTTTCGGTGAACATGCCGGGCAATCACAACGTGCTCAACTCCTTGGCGACCATCTGCATCGCCTCCGATGAGGGCGTCAGCGATGAAGCCATCGTTGAAGGCCTGTCGCGCTTTGCCGGTGTTGGCCGTCGCTTCCAGGTCTACGGCCAACTGCCGGTTGAAGGCGGCGACGTGATGCTGGTCGATGACTACGGTCACCACCCAACCGAAGTCGCGGCCGTGATCAAAGCTGTGCGCGGTGGCTGGCCGGAGCGCCGCCTGGTGATGGTTTACCAGCCGCACCGCTACAGCCGCACGCGTGATTTGTACGACGATTTCGTCAATGTATTGGCCGATGCCAACGTGCTGCTGCTGATGGAAGTGTACCCTGCCGGTGAGGAACCGATCCCGGGCGCCGACAGCCGCAAGCTGTGCAATAGCATCCGTCAGCGTGGCCAGTTGGACCCGATCTACATCGAGCGCGGTGTGGACCTGGCCCCGATCGTCAAGCCGCTGCTGCGTGCCGGTGACATCCTGCTGTGCCAGGGTGCCGGTGACATCGGTGGCCTTGCGCCTAAATTGCTGGCGAGCCCGTTGTTTGCCGCTGCGCAGGGGAAGTCGAAATGA
- a CDS encoding D-alanine--D-alanine ligase, translating into MTTNYDALFSTLAPADFGRVAVLFGGKSAEREVSLKSGNAVLEALQSAGVNAFGIDVGDDFLARLLAEKIDRAFIILHGRGGEDGSMQGLLECAGIPYTGSGILASALAMDKLRTKQVWHSLGIPTPRHSVLCSEDDCISAAKELGLPLIVKPAHEGSSIGMAKVNSAAELIDAWKAASTYDSQVLVEQWIQGPEYTIATLRGQVLPPIALGTPHTFYDYDAKYVACDTQYRIPCGLDATKEQELMDLTAKACEALGIAGWARADVMQDDQGNFWFLEVNTAPGMTDHSLVPMAARAAGLDFQQLVLAILADSIEPRG; encoded by the coding sequence ATGACCACGAATTACGACGCCCTGTTTTCCACCCTCGCGCCTGCGGACTTCGGCCGCGTGGCCGTGCTGTTCGGCGGCAAGAGCGCTGAGCGCGAAGTCTCGCTCAAGTCCGGCAATGCCGTGCTTGAAGCACTGCAAAGCGCCGGTGTGAACGCGTTCGGTATCGACGTGGGCGATGATTTCCTCGCCCGCCTGTTGGCCGAGAAGATCGACCGTGCCTTCATCATCCTGCACGGCCGTGGCGGTGAAGACGGCAGCATGCAAGGCTTGCTCGAGTGCGCCGGCATCCCTTACACCGGCAGCGGCATTCTCGCTTCGGCACTGGCGATGGACAAGTTGCGCACCAAGCAGGTGTGGCACAGCCTGGGTATTCCAACCCCGCGTCACAGCGTGCTGTGCAGCGAAGACGATTGTATTTCTGCAGCCAAGGAACTGGGCCTGCCTTTGATCGTCAAACCAGCCCATGAAGGCTCCAGTATCGGCATGGCTAAAGTGAACTCGGCCGCCGAATTGATCGACGCATGGAAAGCGGCAAGTACCTACGATTCGCAAGTGTTGGTGGAACAGTGGATTCAAGGCCCTGAGTACACCATCGCCACCCTGCGTGGCCAGGTATTGCCGCCTATCGCATTGGGCACGCCCCACACCTTTTACGACTACGACGCCAAGTATGTGGCTTGCGATACTCAGTACCGCATCCCGTGTGGCCTCGACGCAACCAAGGAACAGGAATTGATGGACCTCACGGCGAAAGCCTGTGAGGCGCTGGGTATCGCCGGTTGGGCGCGGGCAGACGTGATGCAGGATGACCAAGGGAATTTCTGGTTCCTGGAAGTCAACACCGCTCCCGGCATGACCGATCACAGCTTGGTACCTATGGCAGCCCGTGCCGCCGGTTTGGATTTCCAGCAGTTGGTGCTGGCGATCCTGGCCGACAGCATTGAGCCAAGAGGCTAA
- a CDS encoding cell division protein FtsQ/DivIB: MNGASLRHQPPQAPSRKPVPRGASRMVAKEPMSARLPKANFGFIKALFWPVLLVALGFGTYEGAQRLLPYADRPITKISVQGDLSYISQQAVQQRIGPYLAASFFTIDLAGMRSELEQMPWIAHAEVRRVWPDQVTIRLEEQLPVARWGDGALLNNQGQAFTPRELANYEHLPQLFGPQRAQQQVMQQYQALSQMLRPLGFSIARLELRERGSWFLTTGAGSSGPGIELLLGRDRLVEKMRRFIAIYDKTLKEQITNIASVDLRYANGLAVGWREPAAPTTAKPAVAKN, from the coding sequence ATGAACGGCGCATCGCTTCGTCATCAGCCCCCACAAGCACCGAGCCGCAAGCCGGTGCCACGGGGTGCCAGCCGTATGGTGGCTAAAGAGCCGATGTCGGCGCGCCTGCCGAAAGCCAACTTTGGTTTTATCAAAGCGCTGTTCTGGCCGGTACTGCTGGTGGCGTTGGGCTTCGGTACTTACGAAGGTGCACAGCGCTTGTTGCCGTATGCCGACCGTCCGATCACCAAGATCAGCGTGCAGGGCGACTTGAGCTACATCAGCCAGCAAGCGGTGCAGCAGCGCATTGGCCCGTACTTGGCGGCGAGCTTCTTCACCATCGACCTGGCCGGTATGCGCTCGGAGTTGGAACAGATGCCGTGGATCGCTCACGCCGAAGTCCGCCGCGTCTGGCCGGACCAGGTGACGATCCGCCTGGAAGAGCAACTGCCCGTGGCCCGTTGGGGCGATGGCGCGCTGTTGAACAACCAGGGCCAGGCATTCACCCCGCGTGAGCTGGCCAACTACGAGCACCTGCCGCAGTTGTTCGGGCCGCAGCGGGCGCAACAGCAAGTGATGCAGCAGTACCAGGCCTTGAGCCAGATGCTGCGGCCACTGGGTTTCTCCATCGCGCGCCTGGAATTGCGTGAGCGGGGCAGCTGGTTTTTGACCACCGGGGCCGGCAGTTCCGGCCCGGGCATCGAGTTGTTGCTGGGACGCGACCGCTTGGTGGAAAAGATGCGCCGCTTTATTGCCATCTATGACAAGACCTTGAAAGAACAGATTACGAACATTGCGAGCGTCGACCTGCGTTACGCCAACGGCCTGGCCGTCGGCTGGCGTGAACCAGCTGCGCCGACGACAGCCAAACCCGCTGTCGCGAAGAATTAA
- the ftsA gene encoding cell division protein FtsA has product MANVQSGKMIVGLDIGTSKVVALVGEVGEDGVIEIVGIGTHPSRGLKKGVVVNIESTVQSIQRAIEEAQLMAGCRIHSAFVGVAGNHIRSLNSHGIVAIRDREVSAADLERVLDAAQAVAIPADQRVLHTLPQDYVIDNQEGVREPLGMSGVRLEAKVHVVTCAVNAAQNIEKCVRRCGLEIDDIILEQLASAYSVLTDDEKELGVCLVDIGGGTTDIAIFTEGAIRHTAVIPIAGDQVTNDIAMALRTPTQYAEEIKIRYACALAKLAGAGETIKVPSVGDRPPRELSRQALAEVVEPRYDELFTLIQAELRRSGYEDLIPAGIVLTGGTSKMEGAVELAEEIFHMPVRLGVPHGVKGLGDVVRNPIYSTGVGLLLYGLQKQTDGISLSGPSIRDSYRSDDEAKAPLFERLQAWVKGNF; this is encoded by the coding sequence ATGGCAAACGTGCAAAGCGGAAAAATGATCGTCGGTCTCGATATCGGCACCTCCAAAGTGGTGGCCCTGGTCGGCGAGGTCGGGGAAGACGGTGTTATCGAAATCGTCGGTATCGGCACGCATCCGTCCCGGGGCCTGAAGAAGGGCGTGGTGGTCAACATCGAGTCCACCGTGCAATCGATCCAGCGCGCTATCGAAGAAGCGCAGTTGATGGCTGGCTGCCGGATTCACTCGGCGTTCGTCGGCGTGGCCGGCAACCATATCCGCAGCCTGAACTCCCACGGCATCGTGGCGATCCGCGACCGTGAAGTCAGCGCGGCTGACCTTGAGCGTGTACTCGACGCGGCCCAGGCTGTGGCAATTCCGGCTGACCAGCGCGTGCTGCACACCCTGCCGCAGGACTACGTGATCGACAACCAGGAAGGCGTTCGCGAGCCGCTGGGCATGTCGGGCGTGCGTCTGGAAGCCAAGGTTCACGTGGTGACCTGCGCGGTCAACGCGGCACAGAACATTGAAAAATGCGTGCGCCGCTGCGGCCTGGAAATCGACGACATCATTCTCGAGCAGTTGGCTTCGGCCTACTCGGTACTGACCGACGACGAAAAAGAACTGGGCGTGTGCCTGGTGGACATCGGCGGCGGCACCACCGACATCGCGATCTTCACCGAGGGTGCGATCCGTCACACCGCCGTGATCCCGATTGCTGGCGACCAAGTCACCAACGACATCGCCATGGCGCTGCGTACACCGACCCAGTACGCCGAAGAAATCAAGATCCGTTACGCCTGCGCCCTGGCCAAACTGGCCGGCGCCGGTGAAACCATCAAGGTACCAAGCGTGGGCGATCGCCCACCGCGTGAGCTGTCGCGCCAGGCCCTGGCCGAAGTGGTCGAGCCACGTTACGACGAGCTGTTCACCCTGATCCAGGCTGAACTGCGCCGCAGCGGCTACGAAGATTTGATCCCGGCCGGCATCGTGCTGACCGGTGGCACCTCGAAGATGGAAGGCGCGGTCGAACTGGCCGAGGAAATCTTCCACATGCCGGTTCGCCTGGGCGTGCCCCATGGCGTCAAAGGCCTGGGCGACGTGGTGCGCAACCCGATTTATTCCACCGGTGTGGGCTTGCTGTTGTACGGGCTGCAAAAGCAGACCGACGGCATTTCCTTGTCGGGCCCGAGCATCCGTGACAGCTACCGCAGCGATGACGAGGCCAAAGCGCCGTTGTTCGAGCGGTTGCAGGCTTGGGTAAAAGGCAATTTCTAA
- the ftsZ gene encoding cell division protein FtsZ encodes MFELVDNIPASPVIKVIGVGGGGGNAVNHMVKSNIEGVEFICANTDAQALKSIGARTILQLGTAVTKGLGAGANPEVGRQAALEDRERIAEVLQGTNMVFITTGMGGGTGTGAAPIIAEVAKEMGILTVAVVTRPFPFEGRKRMQIADEGIRLLSESVDSLITIPNEKLLTILGKDASLLSAFAKADDVLAGAVRGISDIIKRPGMINVDFADVRTVMSEMGMAMMGTGCASGPNRAREATEAAIRNPLLEDVNLQGARGILVNITAGPDLSLGEYSDVGSIIEAFASEHAMVKVGTVIDPDMRDELHVTVVATGLGAKIEKPVKVIDNTVHTGHNSHAASSPAPSRQELPSVNYRDLDRPTVMRNQAQAGAAASRSPNPQDDLDYLDIPAFLRRQAD; translated from the coding sequence ATGTTCGAACTCGTAGACAACATCCCCGCAAGCCCGGTTATCAAAGTAATCGGTGTCGGCGGTGGCGGCGGCAACGCTGTCAACCATATGGTCAAGAGCAACATTGAAGGCGTTGAATTCATCTGCGCCAACACTGATGCCCAAGCGCTGAAAAGCATCGGCGCGCGGACCATCCTGCAATTGGGCACAGCCGTGACCAAGGGCCTCGGCGCTGGCGCCAATCCGGAAGTCGGCCGTCAAGCCGCCCTGGAAGACCGCGAGCGTATTGCTGAAGTGCTGCAAGGCACCAACATGGTGTTCATCACCACGGGCATGGGCGGCGGTACCGGTACCGGTGCTGCGCCGATCATTGCCGAAGTGGCCAAGGAAATGGGGATTCTGACCGTTGCTGTTGTGACGCGTCCGTTCCCGTTCGAAGGCCGCAAGCGCATGCAGATCGCCGACGAAGGTATCCGTCTGCTGTCTGAAAGCGTCGACTCGTTGATCACTATTCCCAACGAGAAGCTGCTGACCATCCTGGGCAAGGACGCAAGCCTGCTGTCCGCATTTGCCAAGGCTGACGATGTACTCGCCGGTGCCGTTCGCGGTATCTCCGACATCATCAAGCGCCCAGGCATGATCAACGTCGACTTTGCCGACGTACGTACCGTGATGAGCGAAATGGGCATGGCGATGATGGGCACTGGCTGCGCCAGCGGTCCGAACCGTGCACGTGAAGCGACTGAAGCGGCGATCCGCAACCCATTGCTGGAAGACGTGAACCTGCAAGGTGCACGCGGCATCCTGGTGAACATCACCGCCGGCCCTGACCTGTCCCTGGGTGAGTACTCCGACGTGGGTAGCATCATCGAAGCCTTCGCTTCCGAGCACGCGATGGTCAAAGTCGGTACCGTTATCGACCCGGACATGCGCGACGAGCTGCACGTGACCGTCGTTGCTACCGGCCTGGGCGCAAAAATCGAGAAGCCTGTGAAGGTCATCGACAATACCGTTCACACCGGTCACAACAGCCACGCAGCCAGCAGCCCAGCGCCTTCGCGCCAGGAACTGCCGTCTGTTAACTACCGTGACCTGGACCGTCCGACCGTGATGCGCAACCAGGCTCAGGCCGGTGCTGCGGCGTCCCGTAGCCCGAATCCGCAAGATGATCTGGACTACCTGGACATCCCGGCATTCCTGCGTCGTCAGGCCGATTAA
- the lpxC gene encoding UDP-3-O-acyl-N-acetylglucosamine deacetylase: MIKQRTLKNIIRATGVGLHSGEKVYLTLKPAPVDTGIVFVRADLDPVVQIPARAENVGETTMSTTLVNGDVKVDTVEHLLSAMAGLGIDNAYVELSASEVPIMDGSAGPFVFLIQSAGLEEQDAAKKFIRILREVTVEDGDKRATFVPFEGFKVSFEIDFDHPVFRDRTQSASVDFSSTSFVKEVSRARTFGFMSDIEYLRKHNLALGGSVENAIVVDADGVLNEDGLRYEDEFVKHKILDAIGDLYLLGNSLIGEFKGFKSGHALNNQLLRKLIEQTDAWEVVTFEDASTAPISYMRPVAAV; the protein is encoded by the coding sequence ATGATTAAACAACGCACCCTGAAGAATATTATTCGTGCCACAGGTGTAGGTCTGCACTCCGGGGAGAAGGTATACCTGACCCTCAAGCCCGCACCTGTCGACACCGGCATCGTGTTTGTTCGTGCCGACCTGGACCCTGTGGTGCAGATTCCTGCTCGCGCGGAAAACGTTGGCGAAACCACTATGTCGACCACGTTGGTCAACGGTGACGTCAAAGTGGACACGGTGGAGCACTTGCTCTCGGCCATGGCTGGCCTGGGCATCGATAACGCCTACGTCGAGCTCTCCGCGTCCGAAGTCCCAATCATGGATGGCAGCGCCGGACCCTTCGTATTCTTGATTCAATCTGCCGGCCTGGAAGAACAGGACGCAGCCAAGAAGTTCATTCGCATTCTGCGGGAAGTGACAGTAGAAGACGGCGACAAGCGCGCCACCTTCGTCCCGTTCGAAGGCTTTAAAGTGAGCTTTGAGATCGATTTCGATCACCCGGTATTCCGTGACCGCACCCAAAGTGCAAGCGTGGATTTTTCCAGCACTTCGTTCGTAAAAGAAGTCAGCCGCGCCCGTACCTTTGGTTTCATGAGTGACATCGAGTACCTGCGCAAGCACAACCTCGCACTCGGCGGCAGCGTTGAAAACGCCATTGTGGTCGACGCGGATGGTGTACTGAACGAAGACGGCCTTCGCTATGAAGACGAATTCGTGAAGCACAAGATCCTCGATGCAATCGGTGACCTCTACCTGCTGGGCAATAGCCTGATAGGCGAGTTCAAAGGCTTCAAGTCGGGCCACGCCCTTAACAACCAGCTGCTGCGCAAGTTGATTGAGCAGACAGACGCTTGGGAAGTCGTGACCTTCGAAGATGCCAGCACCGCACCGATCTCTTACATGCGTCCCGTTGCGGCGGTGTAA
- a CDS encoding GGDEF domain-containing protein, with translation MDQRLRLEWDRAQRSTEPLTLLMIDVDNFKAFNDRHGHHSGDEALRAVSQVIGGNIRRPADLAARYGGEEFAVVLPNTDAKGAWVIAEHIRSSVEHLPRVAGAERPITVSIGMSTWDKRSRTSLEALLLSADQALYEAKHSGRNRIVDAKARS, from the coding sequence CTGGACCAGCGCCTACGCCTGGAATGGGACCGCGCGCAGCGCTCGACCGAGCCGCTGACACTGTTGATGATCGATGTGGACAACTTCAAGGCCTTCAACGACCGTCATGGCCACCATAGCGGCGACGAGGCATTGCGCGCGGTCTCGCAGGTGATCGGTGGCAACATCCGACGCCCGGCCGACCTGGCCGCGCGGTATGGCGGGGAAGAGTTTGCCGTGGTGCTGCCGAATACCGACGCCAAGGGTGCGTGGGTGATCGCCGAGCACATCCGCAGCAGCGTCGAGCATTTGCCACGGGTGGCCGGTGCCGAGCGGCCGATTACCGTGAGTATCGGCATGAGCACTTGGGATAAACGCAGCCGCACTTCGTTGGAGGCGTTGTTGCTGAGTGCGGACCAGGCGCTGTATGAGGCCAAGCACAGCGGACGCAATCGGATTGTCGATGCCAAAGCCCGTTCCTGA